One window from the genome of Lacerta agilis isolate rLacAgi1 chromosome 18, rLacAgi1.pri, whole genome shotgun sequence encodes:
- the ADAMTSL5 gene encoding ADAMTS-like protein 5 isoform X2, whose amino-acid sequence MGARPRQRRQLGHGAWTHWGSWSACSSTCGDGASFRTRRCIRFPEEEMCKGPLRQYRVCELDECPPGSVPFRAVQCSLYDGKPVLGSQTPYQWVPFHGAPNLCDLNCLAVGHNFYYTFGRVLDGTRCSPDSRDLCISGRCLRAGCDGLLGSESQADACGVCGGRNESCVLVQHVFRAAFPSSGYFGYKNVTRIPAGARHIKVTDRSRNYLALMTANQRYIINGDWAIDWPGTYEVAGTQVRYTRTADAHESLEAAGPIQEDLLVMVLFQEPNAGIEFQFWLPNERFHSIQSDTSPLRQPQTREVGDSPPREQQAILPAPPSQNDIARKTPQREGTPLPAKVPPGSSGQCGACNSPRGKSQRIHHYCSSDFVFRARILSKRRVGQETRYDVQVLHTYRNRFPVVRREFVWVPDACDCPLLAEQREYVLMARRHVNYEHTLNRLLLPRGGYARPWTPREDLQLRDVPKHCSQGGVAPRGTPP is encoded by the exons ATGGGCGCCCGGCCCCGCCAGAGACGCCAGCTGGGCCACGGGGCATGGACGCACTGGGGCAGCTGGAGTGCCTGCTCCAGTACCTGCGGGGACGGAGCCTCCTTTCGGACACGACGATGCATCAG GTTCCCCGAGGAGGAGATGTGCAAGGGGCCTCTCAGGCAGTACCGGGTGTGTGAACTGGAC GAGTGCCCTCCTGGATCCGTCCCCTTCCGGGCTGTCCAGTGCTCCCTCTATGACGGCAAGCCAGTCCTGGGCAGCCAGACCCCTTACCAATGGGTCCCCTTCCACGGAG CCCCCAACCTCTGCGACCTGAACTGCCTGGCTGTAGGGCACAATTTCTACTACACCTTTGGGAGGGTCCTGGATGGGACCCGCTGCAGCCCAGACTCCCGGGACCTCTGCATCAGCGGCCGTTGTTTG AGAGCTGGCTGCGATGGGCTGCTGGGCTCGGAGTCTCAGGCGGATGCCTGCGGTGTCTGCGGAGGCAGGAACGAGTCATGCGTCCTGGTGCAGCATGTCTTCCGGGCAGCCTTTCCCAGCTCTG GTTACTTTGGCTACAAGAATGTCACTCGGATCCCGGCAGGCGCTAGACACATCAAGGTGACAGACCGCAGCCGCAATTACCTCG ctCTGATGACTGCAAACCAGCGCTACATCATCAATGGTGACTGGGCCATCGACTGGCCAGGGACGTACGAGGTGGCAGGCACCCAAGTCCGCTACACTCGCACAGCGGATGCCCACGAGAGCCTTGAGGCAGCTGGACCCATCCAGGAGGACTTGCTGGTCATG GTCCTTTTCCAGGAGCCCAACGCGGGCATTGAGTTCCAGTTCTGGCTCCCGAATGAGCGCTTCCACTCCATCCAGAGTGACACCAGCCCCCTTCGCCAGCCCCAGACCAGGGAAGTCGGGGATAGCCCACCAAGGGAGCAGCAAGCCATCCTGCCAGCCCCGCCCTCCCAAAACGACATCGCCAGGAAGACGCCTCAGCGAGAGGGAACCCCCTTGCCTGCCAAAGTGCCCCCAGGGAGCTCAG GGCAGTGCGGGGCATGCAACTCTCCGAGGGGAAAATCCCAGCGCATCCACCACTACTGCAGCAGCGACTTTG TCTTTCGCGCCCGAATCCTCTCCAAGCGCCGGGTGGGGCAGGAGACCCGCTACGACGTGCAGGTGCTCCACACCTACCGCAACCGCTTCCCCGTCGTGCGCCGCGAGTTCGTCTGGGTCCCCGACGCCTGCGACTGCCCCCTGCTGGCCGAGCAGCGCGAGTACGTCCTGATGGCCCGGCGCCACGTCAACTACGAGCACACCCTCAACCGCCTGCTGCTGCCCCGGGGCGGCTACGCCCGGCCCTGGACTCCCCGCGAGGACCTGCAGCTCAGGGACGTCCCCAAGCACTGCTCCCAGGGTGGGGTAGCGCCCAGAGGGACCCCGCCCTAA